One stretch of Deinococcus cellulosilyticus NBRC 106333 = KACC 11606 DNA includes these proteins:
- a CDS encoding cobyric acid synthase, translating to MALKTIMLMGCTSDAGKSFLTAALCRYYANQGYRVRPFKAQNMSNFAAVTRDGLEMGRAQYLQAIAARALPDVRMNPVLLKPMADTRSAVIVMGRPDAEISALPWFDRKPRLWGVVQEALHSLQQEAEILVIEGAGSPAEINLKKSDIVNMRVAKEAQADVYLVADIDKGGAFAHLLGTWMCLDEDEKKLVKGFILNKFRGDKTLLREAPMWLEEQTGIPVVAIVDMLPHRLPEEDTLHYRAEPKFGMKNIALLCYPFASNLDEFDPLIHQPGLQVVPLREVRNLEVFDALILPGSRNTAESMRWLNSTGWSAQIQNFAAQQKPILGICGGLQLLGRQILDPAHLESGDMAGLGLLDLETTLDPDKTTLQTTVEHEGQPLSGYEIHHGVTRSLGASPWLPQNLGWQQGQVRGAYLHGLFENRHFVQDFLNILNIQAEVLDWQTETEQELTRIAVQVVKDSGWERVLT from the coding sequence ATGGCTCTTAAAACCATCATGCTGATGGGGTGCACCTCGGATGCAGGGAAGTCCTTCCTGACGGCTGCCCTGTGCCGGTATTACGCCAATCAGGGGTACCGGGTGCGCCCCTTCAAAGCCCAGAACATGAGCAACTTCGCTGCTGTGACCCGGGACGGTCTGGAGATGGGCCGTGCCCAGTACCTGCAGGCCATTGCTGCCAGAGCTTTGCCAGACGTCAGGATGAATCCCGTACTCCTCAAACCCATGGCGGACACCCGCAGTGCAGTCATCGTGATGGGACGTCCCGATGCTGAAATTTCTGCTTTGCCCTGGTTTGATCGCAAGCCCAGGCTGTGGGGGGTGGTGCAAGAAGCCCTGCACAGTCTGCAACAGGAAGCCGAAATTCTGGTGATTGAGGGGGCAGGGAGCCCTGCCGAGATCAACCTCAAAAAGAGCGATATTGTGAACATGCGGGTGGCAAAAGAGGCCCAGGCAGACGTGTATCTGGTGGCTGACATTGATAAAGGTGGGGCGTTTGCCCACCTGCTTGGGACCTGGATGTGCCTGGATGAGGATGAAAAAAAGCTGGTCAAAGGGTTCATCCTGAACAAGTTCCGAGGGGACAAAACACTCCTGAGAGAGGCCCCGATGTGGCTTGAGGAGCAGACCGGAATTCCTGTGGTGGCCATTGTGGACATGCTGCCTCACAGGCTTCCCGAGGAGGACACCCTGCATTACCGGGCAGAGCCAAAATTCGGTATGAAAAACATCGCCCTGCTGTGTTATCCCTTTGCCAGCAATCTGGATGAGTTTGATCCTCTGATCCATCAGCCTGGCCTTCAGGTGGTGCCCCTGCGTGAAGTGCGGAATCTGGAGGTCTTTGATGCCCTGATCCTGCCCGGCTCACGCAACACGGCAGAATCCATGCGCTGGCTGAACAGCACAGGATGGAGCGCACAGATTCAGAACTTTGCTGCCCAGCAGAAACCCATTCTGGGGATCTGTGGTGGCTTGCAGTTGCTGGGCCGTCAGATTCTGGACCCTGCGCACCTGGAGAGCGGAGACATGGCTGGACTGGGTCTTCTGGATCTGGAGACCACCCTGGACCCGGACAAGACCACCTTGCAGACCACAGTGGAGCATGAGGGGCAACCTCTCTCTGGCTATGAGATCCATCATGGAGTGACCCGCAGCCTCGGGGCCAGTCCCTGGTTGCCTCAGAACCTGGGGTGGCAGCAGGGTCAGGTCAGAGGAGCATATTTGCATGGGCTCTTCGAAAATCGACACTTTGTTCAGGATTTTTTGAACATCCTGAACATTCAGGCTGAAGTTCTGGACTGGCAGACAGAAACAGAGCAGGAACTGACCAGAATTGCGGTACAGGTGGTCAAAGACTCTGGCTGGGAGCGGGTTTTGACCTGA
- a CDS encoding ammonium transporter translates to MTRLLPLLVLLSSPALAASGKIDTGDTAWVLASSALVLLMTPGLALFYGGLVSTRSVLNTMMMSFAAIAIVSVLWIFFGYSLAFGEGSWIGNLSHVGLQGLDNQVWGTIPEYVFVLFQTGFAIITPALISGAVVERMRFGAYLLFITLWSILVYIPLVHWLWTPDGWLAKLGVLDFAGGLPIEVACGFSGLVAAMVVGGRMGWPKRPVLPHNMVYVLIGVGLLWFGWLGFNAGSALTAGESAGRAITATNAAGAAAMLSWMLWEYLHSKRATALGAATGSIAGLVAVTPAAGFISPLAALLLGFLASTVSFWILAYKHKLKFDDSLDVFAVHGMGGVVGILFTGLFAFTTGQGKAPLVQFGIQALGLVFTIGFCAALTLVSLKITQIFIPLRVSVHDESIGVDLALHQESGYNNDDFGFSTPEINNLAAPVLISSD, encoded by the coding sequence ATGACGCGCCTTCTTCCCCTGCTCGTGTTGCTCAGCAGCCCCGCCCTGGCTGCAAGTGGCAAGATCGATACGGGAGACACGGCCTGGGTGCTCGCCTCAAGCGCCCTCGTGCTCCTGATGACGCCCGGACTGGCCCTCTTCTATGGAGGTCTGGTTTCCACCCGCAGTGTGCTGAACACCATGATGATGAGTTTTGCCGCCATTGCCATCGTGTCGGTGCTGTGGATCTTCTTTGGTTACAGCCTGGCTTTCGGTGAAGGCTCCTGGATCGGCAACCTTTCCCATGTCGGTCTGCAGGGCCTGGACAACCAGGTCTGGGGAACCATCCCCGAGTACGTTTTTGTGCTCTTCCAGACCGGATTTGCCATCATCACCCCTGCATTGATCAGTGGCGCAGTGGTGGAGCGCATGCGCTTTGGTGCCTACCTGCTTTTCATCACCCTCTGGAGCATTCTGGTGTACATCCCCCTGGTGCACTGGCTCTGGACCCCCGATGGATGGCTGGCGAAACTTGGCGTGCTGGATTTTGCTGGAGGCCTGCCCATTGAGGTGGCCTGTGGATTCTCTGGTCTGGTGGCTGCAATGGTGGTGGGTGGCCGCATGGGCTGGCCCAAACGTCCGGTGCTGCCCCACAACATGGTTTACGTGCTGATCGGGGTCGGGCTCCTGTGGTTCGGCTGGCTGGGCTTTAACGCTGGATCTGCGCTGACCGCTGGAGAAAGCGCAGGAAGGGCCATCACCGCCACCAATGCTGCTGGTGCTGCTGCCATGCTGAGCTGGATGCTGTGGGAATACCTGCACTCCAAACGGGCCACTGCCCTGGGTGCAGCCACCGGAAGCATTGCCGGACTGGTTGCCGTCACCCCTGCAGCAGGTTTCATCAGTCCACTGGCTGCACTGTTGCTGGGTTTCCTGGCAAGCACCGTGTCTTTCTGGATTCTGGCTTACAAGCACAAGCTGAAATTTGATGACTCCCTGGACGTTTTCGCTGTGCACGGCATGGGTGGAGTGGTTGGCATCCTCTTCACCGGGCTCTTTGCCTTCACCACCGGACAGGGCAAAGCACCCCTGGTGCAATTTGGGATTCAGGCCCTGGGCCTGGTCTTCACCATCGGATTCTGTGCTGCCCTGACGCTCGTCAGCCTGAAAATCACCCAGATTTTCATTCCCTTGCGGGTCAGTGTGCACGACGAGAGCATTGGTGTGGATCTGGCTCTGCATCAGGAATCGGGATACAACAACGATGATTTTGGTTTCTCCACTCCCGAAATCAACAACCTTGCGGCTCCAGTGTTGATTTCATCAGATTGA
- a CDS encoding peptidylprolyl isomerase, giving the protein MSELYIPEGFTLTPELSSERKTQFRQAPELGDGIEPGKQYKAVFETSKGRLVIDLYADQVPVTVNNFVFLIRNHYYDGIVFHRVLEDFMAQTGDPTGTGSGGPGYSFEDEFDPTLRHRGKGVLSMANRGPNTNGSQLFITFVDTPWLDGKHAVFGRVSEGLNVLDKIQRIDPMRPSAFIQPDRIEKAYVVEKGAKDF; this is encoded by the coding sequence ATGAGCGAACTTTACATTCCCGAAGGTTTCACCCTCACCCCTGAACTGTCCAGCGAACGCAAAACCCAATTCCGCCAGGCCCCTGAACTCGGAGATGGCATTGAACCCGGCAAGCAGTACAAAGCCGTGTTTGAAACCAGCAAGGGCCGTCTGGTGATCGACCTGTACGCCGATCAGGTCCCTGTCACCGTCAACAACTTCGTGTTCCTGATCCGCAACCACTACTACGACGGCATCGTGTTCCACCGGGTGCTTGAAGACTTCATGGCCCAGACCGGAGACCCCACTGGTACTGGCAGTGGTGGCCCTGGCTACAGCTTCGAAGACGAATTCGATCCCACCCTGCGTCACCGCGGCAAAGGTGTCCTGAGCATGGCCAACCGTGGCCCCAACACCAACGGTTCCCAGCTGTTCATCACCTTCGTGGACACCCCCTGGCTCGATGGCAAGCACGCCGTCTTTGGCCGCGTGTCCGAAGGCCTGAACGTGCTGGACAAAATTCAGCGGATTGACCCCATGCGTCCCTCTGCTTTCATCCAGCCTGACCGCATCGAAAAGGCTTACGTGGTGGAAAAAGGCGCAAAAGACTTCTAA
- a CDS encoding zinc metallopeptidase, with protein MLFTPFTLLIILLIVGSFLIQGYLMRTYRTYSQHRNTRGLTGAQVARHLLDEAGLHNVPVEVAPGFLSDHYDPRQKVVRLSEHNFSQPSLAAAAIAAHEVGHAQQDASRNPALVLRSQLAPALMFGSNFGPLLVILGFMFKLSGLTLLGVILFAAAVAFHLITLPVEFDASGRALRQLEQKGLLSLQENSGARKVLTAAALTYIAGFAIALAQLLEYVYLFTGSRND; from the coding sequence ATGCTTTTCACACCCTTCACCCTGCTGATCATCCTCCTGATCGTTGGATCTTTTCTGATCCAGGGTTACCTGATGCGCACCTACCGCACCTACAGCCAGCACCGCAACACCCGTGGCCTCACCGGGGCACAGGTGGCCCGCCACCTGCTTGATGAGGCTGGACTCCACAATGTTCCCGTGGAGGTGGCTCCTGGCTTTCTGAGCGATCACTATGACCCCAGACAGAAGGTGGTGCGCCTGAGTGAACACAACTTCTCCCAGCCCAGCCTGGCAGCGGCGGCAATCGCTGCGCACGAGGTGGGACATGCCCAGCAGGATGCCAGCCGCAACCCTGCACTGGTGCTCAGAAGCCAGCTTGCCCCTGCCCTGATGTTTGGATCGAACTTTGGTCCTCTGCTGGTGATCCTGGGCTTCATGTTCAAACTGAGCGGCCTGACCCTGCTTGGGGTGATTCTCTTTGCTGCTGCAGTGGCCTTCCACCTGATCACCCTGCCTGTGGAGTTTGATGCTTCTGGCCGTGCCCTCAGGCAACTGGAGCAAAAAGGCCTCCTGAGCCTGCAGGAGAACAGCGGGGCCAGAAAAGTCCTGACTGCTGCTGCCCTCACCTACATTGCAGGCTTTGCCATTGCCCTGGCCCAGCTTCTGGAATACGTGTACCTGTTCACAGGCAGCAGGAACGATTGA